Proteins encoded within one genomic window of Gallus gallus isolate bGalGal1 chromosome 1, bGalGal1.mat.broiler.GRCg7b, whole genome shotgun sequence:
- the FUT4 gene encoding alpha-(1,3)-fucosyltransferase 4: MELGPRWSPAARPGCPRRWRRRWALLGALLGAALALYVCVRELRRRGSAAGRPEGEVTVLLWWEPFGRPWRPADCRRRYNITGCLLSADRGRYGEARAVLFHHRDLALHGAQGLPRGPPPRPPRQRWVWMNFESPSHSPGLRGLAGLFNWTMSYRRDSDVFVPYGYLYEPPSPRPFVLPRKSRLVAWVISNWNEEHARVRYYRQLKEHLPIDVYGARGMALLEGSVVKTVSAYKFYLAFENSQHTDYITEKLWKNAFAASAVPVVLGPRRANYERFIPADSFIHVDDFPSPRLLATYLKFLDKNKPSYRRYFAWRNKYEVHVTSFWDEHYCKVCEAVRTAGNQLKTVQNLAGWFES; encoded by the coding sequence ATGGAGCTGGGCCCCCGGTGGAGCCCCGCCGCCCGGCCAGGCTGCCCGCGGAGGTGGCGGCGGCGCTGGGCGCTGCTGGGCGCGCTGCTGGGCGCCGCGCTGGCTCTGTACGTCTGCGTGCGGGAGCTGCGGCGGCGCGGCTCGGCGGCCGGCCGGCCCGAGGGCGAGGTGACGGTGCTGCTGTGGTGGGAGCCCTTCGGCCGCCCCTGGCGCCCGGCCGACTGCCGGAGGCGCTACAACATCACGGGCTGCCTCCTGAGCGCCGACCGCGGGCGGTACGGCGAGGCTCGGGCCGTGCTCTTCCACCACCGCGACCTGGCGCTGCACGGCGCCCAGGGGCTGCCCCGCGGGCCCCCGCCGCGACCCCCGCGGCAGCGGTGGGTGTGGATGAACTTCGAGTCGCCCTCGCACTCCCCCGGGCTGCGGGGCCTGGCCGGGCTCTTCAACTGGACCATGTCGTACCGGCGGGACTCGGACGTCTTCGTGCCCTACGGGTACCTCTACGAGCCGCCGTCGCCGCGGCCCTTCGTGCTGCCTCGCAAAAGCCGGCTGGTGGCCTGGGTCATCAGCAACTGGAACGAGGAGCACGCCCGCGTGCGCTACTACCGGCAGCTGAAGGAGCACCTGCCCATCGACGTGTACGGGGCGCGCGGGATGGCGCTGCTGGAGGGCAGCGTGGTGAAGACGGTGTCGGCCTACAAGTTCTACCTGGCCTTCGAGAACTCCCAGCACACGGACTACATCACCGAGAAGCTGTGGAAGAACGCCTTCGCCGCCAGCGCGGTGCCTGTCGTCCTCGGCCCCCGCAGGGCCAACTACGAGCGCTTCATCCCCGCCGACTCCTTCATCCACGTGGATGACTTCCCCAGCCCACGGCTGCTGGCCACCTACCTGAAGTTCCTCGATAAAAACAAGCCCAGCTACAGGAGGTATTTCGCCTGGCGGAACAAGTATGAAGTCCACGTCACGTCTTTCTGGGATGAGCATTACTGCAAGGTTTGCGAGGCCGTGAGGACGGCAGGGAATCAGCTCAAGACAGTACAGAATCTGGCCGGCTGGTTTGAGAGCTGA
- the C11orf97 gene encoding uncharacterized protein C11orf97 homolog isoform X1, which yields MSEKGSSPEGGRAQEQPPQSTGHGSELARVQQASGQRSQTYALIFGWSCVEPAVRLADPYGSLPTRDVLSFHGCSCLQHSPGQPQDGDVQPPPEHSPPEQNALAPSATAPLASYPPGAAAMRAANSQQPAGVAEEADSDGRSETAGGGQPRERPIPSSRPARPTPPGSPVPAARKNFLYVEPCKRVKEILEEELCFWKEECHIRHPAAVALKGIWNVKKNFSIGGLQPASQNRNGLLLQPQFYSRHVGMKKILASKKLAPAAHK from the exons ATGTCGgaaaaaggttcttcaccagaaggTGGTCGTGCACAGGAACAGCCTCCCCAGAGCACTGGTCATGGCAGCGAGCTTGCCAGAGTTCAGCAAGCATCTGGACAACGCTCTCAGACGTATGCTCTGATTTTtggatggtcctgtgtggagccagcaGTCAGACTCGCAGATCCttacgggtcccttccaactcgggatgtTCTCTCGTTCCatggctgcagctgcctgcagcacagcccgggGCAGCCACAAGATGGCGATGTGCAGCCGCCGCCCGAGCACAGCCCGCCCGAGCAGAACGCGCTCGCTCCCTCGGCAACCGCCCCGCTCGCTTCCTACCCGCCGGGAGCGGCGGCCATGAGGGCGGCCAACAGTCAGCAGCCGGCGGGGGTGGCCGAGGAGGCGGACAGCGATGGCCGCAGCGAGACGGCGGGAGGCGGGCAGCCCCGTGAGCGCCCCATCCCCTCCTCTCGCCCTGCCCGGCCCACTCCTCCTGGGTCTCCCGTCCCCGCAGCTC GGAAGAACTTTCTGTACGTTGAGCCATGTAAGAGAGTTAAAGAGATCCTTGAAGAAGAGCTCTGTTTTTGGAAAGAAGAATGCCACATTAGACATCCAGCTGCAG TGGCTCTGAAAGGAATTTGGAATGTGAAAAAGAATTTCTCCATCGGAGGCCTGCAACCAGCGTCGCAGAACAGAAATGGTTTACTTTTACAACCTCAGTTCTACTCAAGGCATGTAGGAATGAAAA AGATACTGGCCTCTAAAAAACTAGCCCCTGCTGCCCATAAATGA
- the C11orf97 gene encoding uncharacterized protein C11orf97 homolog isoform X2: protein MSEKGSSPEGGRAQEQPPQSTGHGSELARVQQASGQRSQTYALIFGWSCVEPAVRLADPYGSLPTRDVLSFHGCSCLQHSPGQPQDGDVQPPPEHSPPEQNALAPSATAPLASYPPGAAAMRAANSQQPAGVAEEADSDGRSETAGGGQPRKNFLYVEPCKRVKEILEEELCFWKEECHIRHPAAVALKGIWNVKKNFSIGGLQPASQNRNGLLLQPQFYSRHVGMKKILASKKLAPAAHK from the exons ATGTCGgaaaaaggttcttcaccagaaggTGGTCGTGCACAGGAACAGCCTCCCCAGAGCACTGGTCATGGCAGCGAGCTTGCCAGAGTTCAGCAAGCATCTGGACAACGCTCTCAGACGTATGCTCTGATTTTtggatggtcctgtgtggagccagcaGTCAGACTCGCAGATCCttacgggtcccttccaactcgggatgtTCTCTCGTTCCatggctgcagctgcctgcagcacagcccgggGCAGCCACAAGATGGCGATGTGCAGCCGCCGCCCGAGCACAGCCCGCCCGAGCAGAACGCGCTCGCTCCCTCGGCAACCGCCCCGCTCGCTTCCTACCCGCCGGGAGCGGCGGCCATGAGGGCGGCCAACAGTCAGCAGCCGGCGGGGGTGGCCGAGGAGGCGGACAGCGATGGCCGCAGCGAGACGGCGGGAGGCGGGCAGCCCC GGAAGAACTTTCTGTACGTTGAGCCATGTAAGAGAGTTAAAGAGATCCTTGAAGAAGAGCTCTGTTTTTGGAAAGAAGAATGCCACATTAGACATCCAGCTGCAG TGGCTCTGAAAGGAATTTGGAATGTGAAAAAGAATTTCTCCATCGGAGGCCTGCAACCAGCGTCGCAGAACAGAAATGGTTTACTTTTACAACCTCAGTTCTACTCAAGGCATGTAGGAATGAAAA AGATACTGGCCTCTAAAAAACTAGCCCCTGCTGCCCATAAATGA
- the ANKRD49 gene encoding ankyrin repeat domain-containing protein 49, whose protein sequence is MSKGKRAAEKEADERDDDSDEFAEFTESFNQLELLETHRHLIPIGTQSCWSGQSDDEDDEQERSEEWYEMQEKKMEKNPEKLLLWAAENNRLTTVRRLLSEKLAPVNARDEDQYTPLHRASYSGHLDMARELVAQGADIHAQTVDGWTPLHSACKWNNTKVAAFLLQQGADINAQTNGLLTPLHIAAGNKNSRETLELLLMNRYIKADLKNNLDETAFDIARRTDIYHYLFEIVEDCINAVSP, encoded by the exons ATGAGCAAAGGCAAACGTGCTGCTGAGAAGGAGGCTGATGAGAGGGATGATGACAGCGATGAGTTTGCAGAGTTTACAGAGAGCTTTAACCAACTCGAGTTGCTGGAAACGCACCGGCATTTGATTCCTATAGGAACTCAGAGCTGTTGGTCAGGGCAGTCTGATGATGAAGACGATGAACAAGAAAGAAGCGAGGAATGGtatgaaatgcaagaaaaaaaaatggagaaaaatccAGAGAAATTGCTACTGTGGGCAGCTGAAAACAATCGG CTGACTACAGTGAGGAGGctcctttctgaaaagctgGCTCCTGTTAACGCTCGTGATGAAGATCAATACACTCCTCTCCATCGAGCTTCCTACAGTGGGCACTTGGACATGGCCCGGGAGTTGGTTGCCCAAGGGGCAGATATTCATGCACAAACAGTGGATGGGTGGACACCCCTGCACAGCGCATGCAAGTGGAACAATACGAAAGTGGCCGCCTTCTTACTTCAGCAGGGTGCAGACATCAACGCTCAGACAAATGGGTTGTTGACGCCTTTACATATTGctgcaggaaacaaaaacagcaggGAAACCCTTGAACTTCTGCTGATGAATCGCTACATAAAAGCAGACCTGAAAAATAACTTGGATGAAACTGCCTTTGACATTGCTAGGAGGACCGATATATACCACTACCTTTTTGAAATAGTAGAAGACTGCATAAATGCTGTGTCCCCTTAA
- the MRE11 gene encoding double-strand break repair protein MRE11: MSAVSLQDDEDTFKILIATDIHLGYLEKDAVRGNDTFVTFNEILEHAQKNEVDFILLGGDLFHENKPSRKTIHTCLESLRKYCMGDRPVSFEVLSDQAVNFQFSKFPWVNYQDENLNISMPIFSIHGNHDDPTGVDALCALDILSCAGLLNHFGRSTSVEKIDISPILLRKGRTKIALYGLGAIPDERLYRMFVNKQVTMLRPKEDEDSWFNMFVIHQNRSKHGATNYIPEQFLDDFINLVVWGHEHECKITPAQNEQQHFYVTQPGSSVVTSLSPGEAVKKHIGLLRVKGKKMKMQRIALETVRTFYMEDVVLADHPELFNPDNPKVTQAIQAFCMEKVEMMLDNAERERLGNPRQPQKPLIRLRVDYTGGFEPFIVHRFSQKYMDRVANPKDIIHFFRHREQKEKNDNDINFGKLLSRPASEEVTLRVEDLVKQYFQTAEKKVQLSLLTERGMGEAVQEFVDKEEKDAIEELVKFQLEKTQRFLKERHIDAEEEKIDEEVRKFRESRRKNTEEEDEEVREAMTRARAHRSEGVVLDSASSDEGLMDTGMKASGDSDDDIPTTLSRGRGRGRARGARGQSSAARGSSRRGRGNTSQGSSTSSRTYKSVPDKNLSIMDAFRSLKPEPSQSTSKFFSEDIIDDEMDLEESPISLSSKTNQRSSAMSSFSKRGSQSQMSRGVDFESDEDDPFKNTATSRRKK, translated from the exons ATGAGTGCCGTCAGCTTGCA GGATGACGAAGATACCTTTAAGATACTGATTGCTACTGATATTCATCTTGGCTATTTGGAGAAGGACGCAGTGCGTGGAAATGACACATTTGTaacttttaatgaaattttgGAGCATGctcaaaaaaatgaa GTGGACTTTATTTTATTAGGTGGGGACCTCTTTCATGAAAACAAACCTTCCAGAAAAACAATACATACATGTTTAGAATCCCTGAGAAAATACTGCATGGGTGATCGTCCTGTTAGCTTTGAAGTTCTGAGTGATCAGGCAGTTAATTTTCAGTTCAGCAA GTTTCCATGGGTGAACTATCAGGATGAAAACCTCAACATTTCTATGCCAATTTTTAGTATTCATGGCAATCATGATGATCCCACAGGG GTAGATGCACTGTGTGCACTGGACATTTTAAGCTGTGCAGGATTGCTGAATCATTTTGGACGTTCAACTTCTGTGGAGAAAATAGATATTAGCCCCATTTTATTACGGAAGGGTAGAACAAAAATTGCTCTGTACGGCTTAG GGGCCATTCCAGATGAGAGGTTGTATCGTATGTTTGTCAATAAACAAGTAACCATGCTGAGACCAAAGGAGGATGAAGACAGTTGGTTTAACATGTTTGTGATTCATCAGAATAG AAGCAAACATGGAGCCACAAACTACATTCCAGAGCAGTTTTTAGATGACTTTATTAATCTTGTTGTGTGGGGTCATGAACACGAATGTAAAATAACTCCAGCCCAAAACGAACAGCAACATTTCTATGTTACTCAGCCAGGAAGTTCAGTGGTGACGTCTCTGTCCCCCGGAGAAGCTGTGAAGAA ACACATTGGTTTGCTGcgtgttaaaggaaaaaaaatgaaaatgcagaggaTTGCTTTAGAGACTGTACGAACTTTCTATATGGAAGATGTTGTCCTGGCTGATCACCCAGAACTTTTTAATCCTGACAATCCTAAAGTAACTCAGGCAATACAAGCGTTCTGCATGGAAAAG GTTGAAATGATGCTGGATAATGCAGAAAGAGAACGCCTTGGAAATCCGCGCCAGCCACAGAAGCCTCTCATTAGATTACGA GTTGATTACACAGGTGGCTTTGAGCCATTCATTGTCCATCGTTTCAGCCAGAAGTACATGGATAGGGTGGCCAACCCAAAGGACATCATACATTTTTTCAGACATCgtgaacaaaaagagaaaaacg acAATGATATTAATTTTGGAAAGCTGCTTAGCAGACCTGCTTCTGAGGAGGTGACACTGAGAGTGGAAGACCTTGtaaagcagtattttcagaCAGCAGAGAAG aaagtacAACTTTCACTTCTAACTGAAAGAGGAATGGGAGAAGCAGTGCAGGAGTTTGtggacaaagaagaaaaagatgccATAGAGGAACTGGTGAAATTTCAGCtagagaaaacacagagattTCTTAAGGAGCGTCACATtgatgcagaggaagaaaaaatagatgAGGAG GTGCGAAAGTTTAGGGagagtagaagaaaaaacaccgaagaggaggatgaagaagTTCGTGAG GCAATGACGAGGGCTAGAGCTCACAGGTCTGAAGGTGTAGTTCTTGATTCAGCCTCCAGTGATGAAGGACTCATGGATACTGGGATGAAAGCATCGGGTGATTCAGATGATGACATTCCCACAACACTAAGCCgaggaaggggaagaggtaGGGCAAGAGGTGCAAGAGGGCAAAGTTCAGCAGCAAGAGGGTCATCTCGAAGGGGAAGAG GAAACACTAGCCAAGGGTCATCTACTAGCAGCAGAACATACAAGTCTGTGCCTGACAAGAATTTGTCTATCATGGATG ccttTAGGTCTTTGAAACCAGAGCCTTCCCAGAGTACATCTAAATTTTTCTCTGAG